A genomic window from Sphingomonas taxi includes:
- a CDS encoding 2-dehydro-3-deoxy-6-phosphogalactonate aldolase, with translation MTDPATRFAEAFAACPLVAILRGLTPAEAEGIGDALVDAGFTLLEVPLNSPDPLTSIAAMAKRYAGRAMVGAGTVLTPEAVAQVADAGGGLIISPNTDTDVIRASVARGLVSLPGYYSPSEGFAALAAGAHALKLFPADGASPAFLKAQRAVLPKDLKVLAVGGISPDNMAQWRAAGADGFGLGSNLYRAGKSVADVARDAAAFVTAAKDLA, from the coding sequence ATGACCGATCCCGCCACCCGGTTCGCCGAGGCCTTCGCCGCCTGCCCGCTCGTCGCGATCCTGCGCGGCCTCACCCCCGCCGAGGCCGAGGGGATCGGCGACGCGCTGGTCGACGCCGGCTTCACCCTGCTCGAAGTGCCGCTCAACTCGCCCGATCCGCTGACCAGTATCGCCGCCATGGCCAAGCGATACGCCGGCCGCGCGATGGTCGGCGCCGGCACCGTCCTCACCCCCGAAGCGGTCGCGCAGGTCGCCGACGCCGGCGGCGGACTCATCATCTCGCCCAATACCGACACCGACGTCATCCGCGCCTCGGTCGCGCGCGGCCTCGTCTCGCTGCCCGGCTATTACAGCCCGAGCGAAGGCTTCGCCGCGCTCGCCGCCGGCGCCCATGCGCTGAAGCTCTTCCCCGCCGACGGCGCCAGCCCCGCCTTCCTCAAGGCGCAGCGCGCGGTGCTGCCCAAGGACCTCAAGGTGCTGGCCGTCGGCGGCATCTCGCCCGACAATATGGCGCAATGGCGCGCCGCCGGCGCCGACGGTTTCGGCCTCGGCTCCAACCTCTATCGCGCCGGTAAGTCCGTCGCCGACGTCGCGCGCGATGCCGCGGCGTTCGTCACCGCCGCCAAGGATCTTGCATGA
- the araD1 gene encoding AraD1 family protein, translating into MTASRLLQQRLPDGTRRVLLAEDIATVLAGVTTTRELATQAIAERVSLLDAARARRSDETVDLAAALAAGTLLPAIDHPDTARLMLAGTGLTHLGSAAGRDAMHKAAAAGTQTDSMRLFLEGMEGGRPAPGQVGAQPEWFYKGDGQSLVAPGAPLVSPSFAQDGGEEPELAGIYLIGDDGTPFRLGIALANEFSDHVIERHNYLWLAHSKLRQASLGAELLLGEPPADIQGTSRIERDGETLWEKPFLTGEANMSHTLANLEHHHFKYASFRRPGDIHVHFFGTATLSCADGVQTQAGDVFSIQAAPFTLPLRNPLALAEAAPVQVTAL; encoded by the coding sequence ATGACCGCCTCCCGCCTACTCCAGCAGCGCCTGCCTGACGGCACGCGCCGCGTCCTGCTCGCCGAGGATATTGCCACCGTCCTCGCCGGCGTCACCACCACGCGTGAGCTCGCGACGCAGGCGATCGCCGAGCGCGTGTCGCTGCTCGACGCCGCCCGCGCCCGCCGCTCCGACGAGACGGTCGACCTCGCCGCGGCGCTTGCCGCCGGCACGCTGCTGCCCGCGATCGACCATCCCGATACGGCGCGGCTGATGCTCGCCGGCACCGGCCTCACCCATCTCGGCTCGGCCGCCGGTCGCGACGCGATGCACAAGGCCGCCGCCGCCGGCACGCAGACCGATTCGATGCGCCTGTTCCTCGAAGGCATGGAGGGCGGCCGCCCCGCCCCCGGCCAAGTCGGCGCGCAGCCCGAATGGTTCTACAAGGGCGACGGCCAGTCGCTCGTCGCCCCCGGCGCGCCGCTCGTATCCCCGTCGTTCGCGCAGGACGGCGGCGAGGAACCCGAACTCGCCGGCATCTATCTGATCGGCGACGACGGTACGCCCTTCCGCCTCGGCATCGCGCTCGCCAACGAGTTCAGCGACCACGTCATCGAGCGCCACAATTACCTGTGGCTCGCGCATTCCAAATTGCGGCAGGCATCGCTCGGCGCCGAACTATTGCTCGGCGAACCGCCCGCGGATATCCAGGGCACCAGCCGCATCGAGCGCGACGGCGAAACGCTGTGGGAAAAGCCGTTCCTCACCGGCGAGGCGAACATGTCGCACACGCTCGCCAATCTCGAACACCATCATTTCAAATATGCCTCGTTCCGCCGCCCCGGCGACATCCACGTCCATTTCTTCGGCACCGCGACGCTGTCGTGCGCCGACGGCGTGCAGACGCAGGCCGGCGACGTCTTCTCGATCCAGGCGGCGCCGTTCACGCTGCCGCTCCGCAACCCCCTCGCGCTCGCCGAGGCGGCGCCCGTTCAGGTGACCGCGCTGTGA
- a CDS encoding Gfo/Idh/MocA family protein: MSQKIRLALVGMGKIAHDQHVPAIAGNADITLAATVSRHGEGIADVPHFKDIDELIASGVAIDAVALCTPPQVRRAIAARAIAQGWHVFLEKPPGATLAEVAQLRAAADAAGISLFASWHSRYAPGVEPARAFLADATITKVTVTWREDIRVWHPGQAWILEAGGFGVFDPGINALSIVTRILPRPFFIEEAELDFPANCDAPIAARIRFSDDAGLPIDADFDFRQEGPQSWDIAVETDRGTLTLHDGGARLVLPDGSEAEHKAALHGEYAGLYERFAEIVRAGQSDVDIAPLRHVADAFLRGRRLTVEAFVE, from the coding sequence GTGAGCCAGAAGATCCGTCTCGCGCTCGTCGGCATGGGCAAGATCGCCCACGACCAGCACGTCCCGGCGATCGCCGGCAATGCCGACATCACCCTCGCCGCCACCGTCAGCCGCCACGGCGAAGGCATCGCTGACGTGCCGCATTTCAAGGACATCGACGAACTGATCGCCAGCGGCGTCGCGATCGACGCGGTGGCGCTGTGCACCCCGCCGCAGGTTCGCCGCGCCATCGCCGCGCGGGCGATCGCGCAGGGCTGGCACGTCTTCCTCGAAAAGCCGCCCGGCGCGACGCTCGCCGAGGTCGCGCAGCTCCGCGCCGCCGCCGATGCGGCGGGGATCAGCCTCTTCGCCAGCTGGCATTCGCGCTACGCTCCCGGCGTCGAACCGGCGCGCGCCTTCCTCGCCGATGCCACGATCACCAAGGTGACGGTGACCTGGCGCGAGGACATCCGCGTCTGGCATCCGGGGCAGGCGTGGATTCTCGAAGCGGGCGGTTTCGGCGTGTTCGATCCCGGCATCAACGCACTGTCGATCGTCACCCGCATCCTGCCGCGGCCGTTCTTCATCGAGGAGGCCGAGCTCGACTTCCCGGCGAATTGCGACGCGCCGATCGCCGCGCGCATCCGCTTCTCGGACGACGCCGGCCTGCCGATCGACGCCGATTTCGACTTCCGCCAGGAAGGCCCGCAGAGCTGGGACATCGCGGTCGAGACCGACCGCGGCACGCTGACGCTGCACGACGGCGGCGCCCGCCTCGTCCTGCCCGACGGCAGCGAGGCCGAGCACAAGGCGGCGCTGCACGGCGAATATGCCGGCCTGTACGAACGCTTCGCCGAGATCGTGCGCGCCGGGCAGAGCGACGTCGACATCGCCCCCCTCCGCCACGTCGCCGACGCCTTCCTCCGCGGCCGGCGACTCACGGTCGAAGCCTTCGTGGAATAG
- a CDS encoding adenosylmethionine--8-amino-7-oxononanoate transaminase — translation MSSPIWHPFTQHGLGEPIPTVVRSEGAALFTRDGRRIVDAISSWWVTTHGHRNPRIMAAIAAQAERLDQIIFAGWSHEPAEAVAAGLLRLMPAALTRVFFSDSGSTAVEVALKMALGYWLNRGEPRHRILVLEHGYHGDTIGTMSVGARGAFNRAYAPLLFDVATIPFPAAGAEQATLDALEAACRDAPAALIVEPLIVGAGGMLTYSARVLAEMRAICARYGVLFIADEVMTGWGRTGTLLACEQGDIVPDILCLSKGLTGGAVPLAVTMATEPIYQAHYSDDRARMFFHSSSYTANPIACAAAAANIAIWEDEPVLERVADLAARQAVRLAALHGVRNPRVLGTIAAVDLGADGADYLSALGPRLLAFFRERDLLLRPLGNTVYVMPPYCIDDADLDAVYAAIGEAAANCG, via the coding sequence ATGAGTTCGCCGATCTGGCATCCCTTCACCCAGCATGGCCTCGGCGAGCCGATCCCCACCGTCGTGCGCAGCGAGGGCGCGGCGCTGTTCACCAGGGACGGGCGGCGGATCGTCGATGCGATCTCGAGCTGGTGGGTGACGACCCACGGCCATCGCAACCCGCGGATCATGGCGGCGATCGCGGCACAGGCGGAGCGGCTCGACCAGATCATCTTCGCCGGCTGGAGCCACGAGCCGGCCGAGGCGGTGGCGGCGGGGCTGCTGCGGCTGATGCCGGCGGCGCTGACGCGGGTGTTCTTCTCCGATTCGGGATCGACCGCGGTCGAGGTCGCGCTGAAGATGGCGCTGGGATACTGGCTCAACCGCGGCGAGCCGCGACATCGCATCCTCGTGCTCGAACACGGCTACCACGGCGACACCATCGGGACGATGTCGGTGGGCGCGCGCGGGGCGTTCAATCGGGCCTATGCGCCGTTGCTGTTCGATGTCGCGACGATCCCCTTTCCCGCGGCGGGGGCGGAGCAGGCGACGCTCGATGCGCTGGAGGCGGCGTGCCGCGACGCGCCGGCGGCGCTGATCGTCGAGCCGCTGATCGTCGGGGCGGGGGGGATGCTGACCTATTCGGCACGGGTGCTTGCCGAGATGCGGGCGATCTGCGCGCGTTATGGCGTGCTGTTCATCGCCGACGAGGTGATGACCGGCTGGGGACGGACGGGGACGTTGCTGGCCTGCGAGCAGGGCGATATCGTCCCGGATATCCTGTGTCTGTCCAAGGGGTTGACCGGGGGGGCGGTGCCGCTGGCGGTGACGATGGCGACCGAGCCGATCTATCAGGCGCATTACAGTGACGATCGCGCGCGGATGTTCTTCCACTCGTCGAGCTACACCGCCAATCCGATCGCCTGCGCGGCGGCGGCGGCGAACATCGCGATCTGGGAAGACGAGCCGGTGCTGGAACGGGTCGCCGATCTGGCGGCGCGGCAGGCGGTGCGGCTGGCCGCGTTGCACGGGGTGCGCAATCCGCGCGTGCTGGGGACGATCGCGGCGGTCGATCTGGGTGCGGACGGCGCGGATTATCTGTCGGCGCTGGGGCCGCGGTTGCTGGCGTTCTTCCGCGAGCGCGACCTGTTGCTGCGGCCGTTGGGGAATACGGTTTATGTGATGCCGCCTTATTGTATCGACGATGCCGATCTCGATGCGGTCTATGCGGCGATCGGAGAGGCGGCCGCCAATTGCGGCTGA
- the bioD gene encoding dethiobiotin synthase, with product MTRTIVVTGTDTEIGKTVFAAGLAAALGATYWKPVQAGLDEGGDGDTVRRLGVAKVLPEAYRLTTPCSPHRAAAIDGVTIDSARLALPAVDGPLVVEGAGGVLVPLADDLLYADMFARWGAPVVLVARTALGTINHSLLSIEALRRRGVPILGVAFVGEPVEDSEATIARIGGVKRLGRLARVAPLDAGTLARAFAAGFRTEDFA from the coding sequence ATGACGCGGACGATCGTGGTGACGGGGACCGATACCGAGATCGGCAAGACGGTGTTCGCGGCGGGCCTCGCGGCGGCGCTGGGGGCGACCTATTGGAAGCCGGTGCAGGCGGGGCTCGACGAGGGCGGCGACGGCGATACGGTGCGGCGGCTCGGCGTCGCGAAGGTGCTGCCCGAGGCCTATCGGCTGACGACGCCCTGTTCGCCGCATCGGGCGGCGGCGATCGACGGGGTGACGATCGATTCCGCGCGGCTGGCGCTGCCTGCGGTCGACGGGCCGCTGGTGGTCGAGGGCGCGGGCGGCGTGCTGGTGCCGCTGGCCGACGATCTGCTCTATGCCGATATGTTCGCGCGCTGGGGAGCACCGGTGGTGCTGGTGGCGCGGACGGCGCTGGGGACGATCAACCATAGCCTGCTGAGCATCGAGGCGTTGCGCCGGCGCGGCGTGCCGATCCTCGGCGTCGCCTTCGTCGGCGAGCCGGTCGAGGACAGCGAGGCGACGATCGCGCGGATCGGCGGCGTTAAGCGGCTCGGGCGGCTGGCGCGGGTGGCGCCGCTCGATGCGGGCACGCTGGCGCGGGCGTTCGCGGCGGGGTTCAGGACGGAGGATTTCGCATGA
- a CDS encoding 8-amino-7-oxononanoate synthase codes for MLQFYRDDLARLAGADRLRRLVPRSGADFTSNDYLGLGASARLRGAVAAALDRGVGIGSGGSRLLRGNDPEHEALEAEAAAHFGSEAALFFANGYAANVAAFATLPQPGDLVVYDALIHASAHDGMRLGRAPRVAAAHNDVAAFADAIRDWRAGGGTGTPWIAVESLYGMDGDRAPLAELVALAERHEAMLLIDEAHATGVFGEGGRGLAAQLHDRPNVVTLHTCGKALGAEGGLLCVPHVLRDMLVNRARGFIFSTAPSPLMAVAVREALRILADEPERQARLWALVAAAEAALGRATGSQIVPVIVGADGAAVALAERCRAAGYDVRAIRPPTVPAGTARLRVSITLNVDAAAIAGLGEVLR; via the coding sequence ATGCTGCAATTCTATCGCGACGATCTTGCCCGGCTGGCGGGCGCGGACCGGCTGAGACGGCTGGTGCCGCGCAGCGGTGCCGATTTCACCTCGAACGATTACCTCGGCCTCGGCGCGTCGGCGCGGTTGCGCGGGGCGGTGGCGGCGGCGCTCGACCGCGGGGTCGGCATCGGTTCGGGAGGATCGCGGCTGCTGCGCGGCAACGATCCCGAGCATGAGGCGCTGGAGGCGGAGGCGGCGGCGCATTTCGGCAGCGAGGCCGCCTTGTTCTTCGCCAATGGCTATGCCGCCAATGTCGCGGCGTTCGCGACGCTGCCGCAGCCTGGCGATCTGGTCGTGTACGATGCGCTGATCCATGCGAGCGCGCACGACGGGATGCGGCTGGGGCGGGCGCCGCGGGTGGCGGCGGCGCATAACGACGTGGCGGCGTTCGCGGATGCGATCCGCGACTGGCGCGCCGGCGGCGGCACGGGGACGCCGTGGATCGCGGTCGAAAGTCTTTACGGCATGGACGGCGACCGCGCGCCGCTCGCCGAGCTGGTCGCGCTGGCGGAGCGGCACGAGGCGATGCTGCTGATCGACGAGGCGCATGCGACCGGCGTGTTCGGCGAGGGCGGAAGGGGCCTCGCGGCGCAGCTTCACGACCGGCCGAACGTCGTCACCTTGCATACCTGCGGCAAGGCGCTGGGGGCGGAGGGCGGTCTGCTGTGCGTGCCGCACGTGCTGCGCGACATGCTGGTCAACCGCGCGCGCGGGTTCATCTTTTCGACCGCGCCGTCGCCGCTGATGGCGGTGGCGGTGCGCGAGGCGCTGCGCATCCTCGCCGACGAGCCGGAGCGGCAGGCGCGATTGTGGGCGCTGGTCGCGGCGGCGGAGGCGGCGCTGGGGCGGGCGACGGGATCGCAGATCGTGCCGGTGATCGTCGGCGCGGACGGCGCGGCGGTGGCGCTCGCCGAACGATGCCGGGCGGCGGGATACGACGTGCGGGCGATCCGGCCGCCGACGGTGCCGGCGGGGACCGCGCGGCTGCGCGTGTCGATCACGCTCAACGTCGACGCGGCGGCGATCGCCGGACTGGGGGAGGTGCTGCGATGA
- a CDS encoding DUF4886 domain-containing protein: MMSRRLLAALLLLALPTAAAAQRGPTPVVLPRTILFIGNSFTQGAHSAVRNWHAGTVTDLTGAGYCGVPALFKLFTEEAGLRYAVSLETQGGQSLAFHYDQRRHLFDRAWDIVVLQEFSTLDRDRPGDPSRYIRSVGQLAALFRARNPAVRIDLMATWSRADQTYLPNGRWYGRGIAAMADDLRLAADRARRAHPAITGVIPVGQAWTRAFAAGVADPNPYDGTTYGQANFWSYDQYHASIAGYYLEALMVFGRITGVDPRTLGRNERAADELGLSPDLAASLQLVAREQLAAG, from the coding sequence ATGATGTCGAGGCGACTCCTTGCCGCCCTCCTGCTGCTGGCGCTGCCTACCGCCGCCGCCGCGCAGCGCGGGCCGACGCCGGTTGTCCTGCCGCGCACCATCCTGTTCATCGGCAACAGTTTCACCCAGGGTGCGCATTCGGCGGTGCGCAACTGGCACGCCGGCACCGTCACCGACCTGACCGGCGCGGGCTATTGCGGCGTGCCGGCATTGTTCAAGCTCTTCACCGAGGAAGCGGGGCTGCGCTACGCCGTCAGCCTCGAGACGCAGGGCGGCCAGAGCCTCGCCTTCCACTACGACCAGCGCCGCCATTTGTTCGACCGCGCCTGGGACATCGTCGTCCTCCAAGAATTCAGCACGCTCGACCGCGACCGCCCCGGCGACCCCAGCCGCTATATCCGCAGCGTCGGCCAGTTGGCGGCGCTGTTCCGCGCGCGCAATCCGGCGGTCCGCATCGACCTGATGGCGACGTGGAGCCGCGCCGACCAGACCTATCTGCCGAACGGCCGCTGGTATGGCCGCGGCATCGCCGCGATGGCCGACGACCTGCGCCTCGCCGCCGACCGCGCGCGCCGCGCGCATCCGGCGATCACCGGCGTCATCCCGGTCGGCCAGGCATGGACGCGCGCCTTCGCCGCGGGTGTCGCCGATCCCAATCCGTATGACGGCACCACCTACGGCCAGGCCAATTTCTGGTCCTACGACCAATATCACGCCAGCATCGCCGGCTATTATCTGGAGGCCCTGATGGTGTTCGGCCGCATCACCGGCGTCGATCCGCGCACCCTCGGCCGCAACGAGCGCGCCGCCGACGAACTCGGCCTGTCCCCGGATCTCGCCGCCTCGCTGCAACTCGTCGCCCGCGAGCAATTGGCCGCGGGCTGA
- a CDS encoding lactonase family protein: MAASSDGGAFALTAGGGARPLAIGDGLEWVVPDGAGGRLAVFTRKGGGRLIGFDRGWRPRGEATTGGGEPVHLAIAPDRSVAAVADYSGGTVSLHRLRDGVPGAATLIRHRGSGPDASRQAGPHPHWVGFDADGRWLYVVDLGADAVVAHRIEQGRAVETRIAWQAPAGSGPRHLAWHPTKRLAYVVSELVSTLTTLRIESDGMLAALDVQPTLPAGSKGYVGHIAVDPQGRRLYASNRGPNTIAVFALDDPLRPRLIEQAPCGGDWPRFFLLRPEAGEMLVANERSPAMAVLPLGRDGRLGPARTGPAVPKARFAAW, encoded by the coding sequence GTGGCGGCGTCCTCCGACGGCGGGGCGTTCGCGCTTACCGCGGGCGGCGGCGCACGGCCGCTGGCAATCGGCGACGGTCTCGAATGGGTCGTGCCCGATGGCGCCGGCGGTCGGCTGGCCGTCTTCACGCGCAAGGGCGGCGGACGGCTGATCGGCTTCGATCGTGGTTGGCGTCCGCGCGGCGAGGCGACGACGGGCGGCGGCGAGCCGGTGCATCTGGCGATCGCACCCGATCGATCGGTGGCGGCGGTGGCCGATTACAGCGGCGGGACGGTGTCGCTCCATCGCCTGCGGGACGGTGTACCAGGCGCGGCGACCCTGATCCGCCATCGCGGTTCCGGACCGGACGCGTCGCGGCAGGCGGGGCCGCATCCGCATTGGGTGGGATTTGATGCGGACGGGCGCTGGCTCTACGTGGTCGATCTCGGCGCCGATGCGGTGGTCGCGCACCGGATCGAGCAGGGGCGGGCGGTCGAGACGCGGATCGCGTGGCAGGCGCCGGCGGGATCGGGGCCGCGGCATCTCGCCTGGCATCCGACCAAACGCCTCGCCTATGTCGTCAGCGAACTGGTCAGCACGCTGACGACGCTGCGGATCGAGTCGGACGGCATGCTGGCCGCGCTCGACGTGCAGCCGACGCTGCCGGCGGGGAGCAAGGGCTATGTCGGCCATATCGCGGTCGATCCGCAGGGGCGGCGGCTCTATGCCTCCAATCGCGGGCCGAATACGATCGCGGTGTTCGCGCTCGACGATCCGTTGCGGCCGCGGTTGATCGAGCAGGCGCCGTGCGGTGGCGACTGGCCGCGCTTCTTCCTGTTGCGGCCGGAGGCGGGCGAGATGCTCGTCGCCAACGAGCGCAGCCCGGCGATGGCGGTGCTGCCGCTCGGTCGTGACGGCCGGTTGGGGCCGGCGCGGACCGGACCGGCGGTGCCGAAGGCGCGCTTCGCGGCTTGGTAG
- the dnaN gene encoding DNA polymerase III subunit beta, with protein sequence MKATIERATLLKGLSHVQSVVERRNTIPILSNVLLEATAEGQLRLMATDLDLQINESVVAAVDQPGSTTVSAHTLFDIARKLPDGSQVQLAASEGRMSIVAGRARFSLGTLPRDDFPVIAEGELPTQFEIPAETLKQIIDKTRFAISTEETRYYLNGIFLHVQDDAAEPTLKAAATDGHRLARVTLPRPEGAAGMPDVIVPRKCVAELRKLLDEVDGSVGVSLSGTKIRFDLGQAVLTSKLIDGTFPDYSRVIPTANDKILKLDPRSFEEGVDRVSTIATEKTRAVKMALDRDKITLSVTSPENGTAAEEVPGEYVSLPFEIGFNSRYLLDILGQIDGDVVEVHLNDAAAPTLIRENDKAPALYVLMPMRV encoded by the coding sequence ATGAAGGCGACCATCGAACGCGCAACGCTCCTCAAGGGGCTGAGCCATGTCCAGTCCGTGGTGGAGCGGCGCAACACCATCCCCATCCTGTCGAACGTGCTGCTCGAAGCCACCGCCGAGGGGCAGTTGCGGCTGATGGCGACCGACCTCGATCTGCAGATCAACGAATCGGTGGTGGCGGCGGTCGACCAGCCGGGATCGACGACGGTGTCGGCGCACACCTTGTTCGACATCGCGCGCAAGCTGCCCGACGGCAGCCAGGTCCAGCTCGCCGCGTCGGAAGGGCGGATGTCGATCGTCGCGGGGCGCGCGCGCTTCAGCCTCGGCACGCTGCCGCGCGACGACTTCCCGGTGATCGCCGAGGGCGAGCTGCCGACGCAGTTCGAGATTCCCGCGGAGACGCTGAAGCAGATCATCGACAAGACGCGCTTCGCCATCTCGACCGAGGAGACGCGCTATTACCTCAATGGCATCTTCCTGCACGTTCAGGACGATGCGGCCGAACCGACGCTGAAGGCGGCCGCGACCGACGGTCACCGGCTGGCGCGCGTGACGCTGCCGCGGCCCGAGGGCGCAGCGGGGATGCCCGACGTGATCGTGCCACGCAAATGCGTCGCCGAACTGCGCAAATTGCTCGACGAGGTCGACGGCTCGGTCGGCGTGTCGCTGTCCGGGACCAAGATCCGCTTCGACCTGGGGCAGGCGGTGCTGACCTCGAAGCTGATCGACGGCACCTTTCCCGATTATTCGCGCGTCATCCCGACCGCGAACGACAAGATCCTGAAACTCGATCCGCGCAGCTTCGAGGAGGGCGTCGACCGCGTCTCGACGATTGCCACCGAAAAGACGCGCGCGGTGAAGATGGCGCTCGATCGCGACAAGATCACGCTGTCGGTGACCAGCCCCGAGAACGGCACCGCAGCGGAAGAGGTGCCGGGCGAATATGTCTCGCTGCCGTTCGAGATCGGCTTCAACAGCCGCTATCTGCTCGACATCCTCGGCCAGATCGACGGCGACGTCGTCGAGGTGCATCTCAACGATGCCGCCGCGCCGACGCTGATCCGCGAGAACGACAAGGCACCGGCGCTCTACGTGCTGATGCCGATGCGGGTCTGA
- a CDS encoding histidine phosphatase family protein, which produces MTLPAPARQGRDFIGRHGETVFNAVRRLQGDHPHTPLTRAGFAQAEEMGRALRATLGVRPALTLWASPTGRALQTLSVIAEHLELDWHAAHTDARLVEIGMGAWGGRYYAEVIDAVGAVVTPDGLLRPAPDGEDYRQVATRVSGWLADTDAPGDRLVIMHGISSRVLRGVMTGAPPHAEWGAPIAAGLPQGSLVCIEEGRESVAHLGSGHAPA; this is translated from the coding sequence ATGACGCTCCCCGCCCCCGCCCGCCAGGGCCGCGACTTCATCGGCCGGCATGGCGAGACCGTGTTCAACGCCGTGCGGCGCTTGCAGGGCGACCATCCGCACACGCCGCTGACCCGTGCCGGCTTCGCGCAGGCCGAGGAAATGGGGCGGGCGTTGCGCGCGACGCTCGGCGTCCGGCCGGCGCTGACGCTGTGGGCGTCGCCGACCGGCCGCGCGTTGCAGACGCTGAGCGTCATCGCCGAACATCTCGAACTCGACTGGCATGCGGCGCATACCGACGCGCGGCTGGTCGAGATCGGCATGGGCGCCTGGGGCGGCCGCTATTATGCCGAGGTGATCGACGCGGTCGGCGCGGTGGTGACCCCCGACGGCCTGCTCCGCCCTGCGCCCGACGGCGAGGATTACCGCCAGGTCGCCACGCGCGTCTCGGGCTGGCTGGCGGACACCGACGCGCCCGGCGACCGGCTGGTCATCATGCACGGCATCTCCAGCCGGGTGCTGCGCGGCGTGATGACCGGCGCGCCGCCGCATGCCGAATGGGGCGCACCGATCGCCGCCGGCCTGCCGCAGGGGTCGTTGGTGTGTATCGAGGAAGGCCGCGAATCGGTTGCGCACCTCGGCAGCGGGCATGCGCCGGCGTGA
- the rlmN gene encoding 23S rRNA (adenine(2503)-C(2))-methyltransferase RlmN: MANHAVFAYMPAMLDSVAPPMPIPGHIDPVPVPRAKTFREDGRIDLIGLGKDELRQTLLDAGMELRQAKLRAKQIWHWLYNRGATEFSAMTDISKTMHPWLEQRFVIGRPEVVEAQVSTDGTRKWLLRSPDGQDYEAVFIPDADRGTLCVSSQVGCTLNCRFCHTGTMRLVRNLTAGEIVGQVMLARDALGEWPSQPEGRMLTNIVMMGMGEPLYNFDAVRDALKLVMDGDGLALSKRRITLSTSGVVPMMARAGEEIGVNLAVSLHAVTKEVRDELVPLNKKYGIEELLQACADYPGANNARRITFEYVMLKDKNDSDAEAHELVRLLRKYDLPAKVNLIPFNPWPGAAYDTSTPERVRRFSDIIFEGGISAPVRTPRGRDIDAACGQLKTAAEKKSRAQMDREADEKMAALG, translated from the coding sequence ATGGCAAATCACGCCGTTTTCGCCTATATGCCGGCGATGCTCGACAGCGTTGCTCCCCCCATGCCCATTCCGGGCCATATCGATCCCGTGCCCGTGCCGCGCGCCAAGACCTTTCGCGAGGACGGGCGGATCGACCTGATCGGCCTCGGCAAGGATGAATTGCGCCAGACGCTGCTCGACGCCGGCATGGAGCTGCGGCAGGCGAAGCTGCGCGCCAAGCAGATCTGGCATTGGCTCTACAATCGCGGCGCCACCGAATTCTCGGCGATGACCGACATCTCCAAGACGATGCATCCGTGGCTCGAACAGCGCTTCGTCATCGGCCGGCCGGAGGTGGTCGAGGCGCAGGTGTCGACCGACGGCACGCGCAAATGGCTGCTGCGCTCGCCCGACGGGCAGGATTACGAGGCGGTGTTCATCCCCGATGCCGATCGCGGGACGCTCTGCGTGTCGAGCCAGGTCGGTTGCACGCTCAACTGCCGCTTCTGCCACACTGGCACGATGCGCCTCGTCCGCAACCTGACCGCGGGCGAGATCGTCGGTCAGGTGATGCTCGCACGCGACGCGCTCGGCGAATGGCCGAGCCAGCCGGAAGGCCGCATGCTTACCAACATCGTGATGATGGGAATGGGCGAGCCGCTCTACAATTTCGACGCGGTGCGCGATGCGCTTAAGCTGGTGATGGACGGCGACGGCCTCGCGCTGTCGAAGCGCCGCATCACGCTCAGCACCAGCGGCGTCGTGCCGATGATGGCGCGCGCCGGCGAGGAGATCGGCGTCAATCTCGCGGTCTCGCTGCATGCGGTGACCAAGGAGGTGCGCGACGAACTCGTGCCGCTCAACAAGAAATACGGCATCGAGGAGCTGTTGCAGGCCTGCGCCGACTATCCCGGCGCCAACAACGCGCGCCGCATCACGTTCGAGTACGTGATGCTCAAGGACAAGAACGATTCGGATGCCGAGGCGCACGAACTCGTCCGCCTGCTGCGCAAATACGACCTGCCCGCCAAGGTGAACCTGATCCCGTTCAACCCGTGGCCGGGCGCCGCCTATGACACGTCGACGCCCGAGCGCGTCCGCCGGTTCAGCGACATCATCTTCGAGGGCGGCATTTCGGCGCCGGTGCGCACGCCGCGCGGCCGCGACATCGACGCCGCCTGCGGCCAGCTCAAGACCGCCGCCGAGAAGAAGAGCCGCGCGCAGATGGATCGCGAGGCCGACGAAAAGATGGCCGCGCTTGGCTGA